ATCCTTCCTCTAGCCAGTCTTCTTAGTCGATGTATGAGAAGCACTGCTCTGAATCACATTTGTTTTAGGGTGGCAGGGGTTGGCAATTAAGTAATGTGCTATTAATTTAAGAAGCACAAAtagttaataaatatattaaaaaaaaattaaataaaaaaaaaaatcattcacatAAATGCATTTCTGACTCATTGATTTCAAGGTATTAAATTGTCTGCCTGGTAGAAGTGTACTTTTCAGATGGTTGAGTTGGAACAAATCCTCTGCATTGAATGGATCtatgtatatttttatgaaGCTATTATGCCCTAGGTCATTCATATTCAAGTGTAACTGGACAGTCATGTTACTCTATTCTTGCAAGGTATATTTACAAAATTCCAAATGTAACAGTGAACATTGCAGAATTTAATAACTTTGCACATTTGCTTCAAGCCATACTCCCCTCGCCATACTTCCATAGCTTATCTCATGGACACTTGGCCAGGTGGTGTTTTTCTTTCCTgcgcaaactttttttttttttgtctttggtGATTTTCACATCCAACATCCTTGTTGGATAATGAATGAAACCTAATGAGTTGGTGCAGGTTTATTCAATTATACTTATTtatacttattattttttttttttttatttaaagaggaagatatttggaTTTACAACCCAAGGAGAAAAATCTGAACTCAAACTAAATATTGTGGTGTGAAACCAGGTTTATATAAGCAtctatgcatttttaaatgtaaagtttCCTTAAAGGATTGTAAATCTGATTGACAGACACAGAGCAAAGCCAACGTACAGTCCACAGTTGCCTTCTCTATTGTGTTTTTGTGCTTGATCTGAACATTACCAGTTCAGGAGAGCAGCTCTCTAGGGCTAGTGTCCGTTCAAAGGAGTTTTCCCTGTTCACTGAATTTCGTTCATATTTACAATAGGCTATATTTTTTCTGAGTGGTTACAGTGTCTAAAAGAAGAGAAAGAGGCAGTCTGCTGTCATGTATTCAGTGTCTGGCGTACATTTGGGGGAGGGGGCTCACTGGAAAACAAGGATGTGAATTCATAACGCTGCGAACCAGGAAGACGGACACCATGCATCCAGCAAACTTCAGTTTTGGTGTGTGGATAGTATCTGCGCTTTCTCTTTGAATTAAAGTAATGGATTAAACTGTAAAAACCGAAAATATTAAACGCGGACGACACCCCCCTCCCTTTAAACAAAGGTCAAAGTTCACAGGAAGCTGGGGGGCTGCCATTTTTCCCCCTGCTAACATGTTAGATGCTAAAAAGGCGAGGAGTGGTGGTCGCTGCTGAGTGCTTCTGTTTATTGGGTGTTTGCCATCCGTTTGTGTTCGTCTACCTCTTCCGTCGTATGCGTTAGGCTCGGTTGTTGAATGAAGGCGGCATGGAGAGGACAGAACAGCCGTGGAATTCCTCCTACACGTACCAGGTGAGCAAACACAGCGCCGAGATGCTACACAACCTCAACAGCCAGAGAAAAGATGGAGGCAGGTTTTGTGATGTTATCTTGCGCGTCGGAGAGGAGAGCTTCCCCGCGCACAAAGCGGTGTTGGCCGCGTGCAGCGAGTATTTCGAGTCGGTGTTCAGCTGTCAGACGGAAGACGACGGCCAAGGTAAGGAGCTGGAGATGCACACGATCAGCCCCAAAGTTTTCCGAGACATCCTGGACTTCGCGTACACCTCCAAGATCGTGGTGCGCCTGGAGTGCTTCCCGGAGCTGATGACCGCGGCGAAGTTTCTGCTCATGCGATCTGTCATCGAGATCTGTCAGGAGGTCATCAAACAATCCAACGTGCAGATCCTCGTGCCTCCGTCTCGAGGAGGCGAGCACAGCCTGTTCAGGGCCGCGGAGCAGCTGTCATACCCCCTGCCCGTGGACATGTCAAACGGGAGCGTGTCCAACGGCGCCGTGTTTACCGACAACAATGACAGCGACAGTGCCGATCCGACGCAGCCGAGTAACAGTTCGCAGCCGGCCGCTCCCGGCGCACAAGCGGCCGAACACTTAGCGGTTTCCCCGTTGGAGTTTCCCAGCAGCCACCTCAACAGCGACGGCTCCAAGCGAGGCAGAGGGAGACCCAAAAAAGAGCCCACAACAGTGCCGATCTCCTACAATAATAGCGCTGCTCAAAACGAAGTCGAGGGCATTTTCTCGTGCGGGGTTTGTGGCAAGATCTTTCCCGACGACGTGCAGTTGAGAAACCACGAGACTCAGCACGGGACGTTCACCGGCGGTGTGAGCTCCGGAGCGGAGCTGGTTGCAGTGGACGGACCGACGATGATCACTCATTCCCAGGCGAGGTTTCAGGAAAACGGACTGCCGACGGACAACCGTAAACGCGAGAGGACGAGACGACACGTCGCGTGTGATCTATGCGGGAAGGTCTTCCGAGACGTCTACCATCTGAACCGGCACAAGCTGTCACATTCGGGCGAGAAACCGTATGCGTGCCCGGTGTGCGGGCTGCGCTTCAAACGCAAGGATAGGATGTCTTACCATGTGCGGTCTCACGACGGCTCGGTGGGTAAGCCCTATGTCTGTCAAAGCTGCGGGAAGGGTTTCTCCAGGTGAGTACAGTCAGTTATAGGTacgtttgtttaaaaattacatcatttatatttgtgtttttcatAAATGGTTTGt
Above is a genomic segment from Chanodichthys erythropterus isolate Z2021 chromosome 21, ASM2448905v1, whole genome shotgun sequence containing:
- the patz1 gene encoding POZ (BTB) and AT hook-containing zinc finger 1 isoform X2; translated protein: MERTEQPWNSSYTYQVSKHSAEMLHNLNSQRKDGGRFCDVILRVGEESFPAHKAVLAACSEYFESVFSCQTEDDGQGKELEMHTISPKVFRDILDFAYTSKIVVRLECFPELMTAAKFLLMRSVIEICQEVIKQSNVQILVPPSRGGEHSLFRAAEQLSYPLPVDMSNGSVSNGAVFTDNNDSDSADPTQPSNSSQPAAPGAQAAEHLAVSPLEFPSSHLNSDGSKRGRGRPKKEPTTVPISYNNSAAQNEVEGIFSCGVCGKIFPDDVQLRNHETQHGTFTGGVSSGAELVAVDGPTMITHSQARFQENGLPTDNRKRERTRRHVACDLCGKVFRDVYHLNRHKLSHSGEKPYACPVCGLRFKRKDRMSYHVRSHDGSVGKPYVCQSCGKGFSRPDHLNGHIKQVHTTERPHKCQICNASFATRDRLRSHLACHEDKIPCQVCGKFLRAAYMTDHLKKHSEGPHNFCGICNKGFSTASYLKVHVKTHHSSSMLPSSAAHQFPEPRTNRPQMHNGAPYHSGRQCAVEDGQENAGKCPHQDSDGSDAVFGDLSNGTDLKAEHKVEGEEMEVTSFIFNGQPEDAVTSPGGSKDIQKTDHEKKFACGECGQTFRTKSYLNKHHHRVHKKRAAASSGLGDLGSPFSPQQNMSLLESFGFQIVQSAFASSLVDSEMGSSGMGLGEK
- the patz1 gene encoding POZ (BTB) and AT hook-containing zinc finger 1 isoform X3; amino-acid sequence: MERTEQPWNSSYTYQVSKHSAEMLHNLNSQRKDGGRFCDVILRVGEESFPAHKAVLAACSEYFESVFSCQTEDDGQGKELEMHTISPKVFRDILDFAYTSKIVVRLECFPELMTAAKFLLMRSVIEICQEVIKQSNVQILVPPSRGGEHSLFRAAEQLSYPLPVDMSNGSVSNGAVFTDNNDSDSADPTQPSNSSQPAAPGAQAAEHLAVSPLEFPSSHLNSDGSKRGRGRPKKEPTTVPISYNNSAAQNEVEGIFSCGVCGKIFPDDVQLRNHETQHGTFTGGVSSGAELVAVDGPTMITHSQARFQENGLPTDNRKRERTRRHVACDLCGKVFRDVYHLNRHKLSHSGEKPYACPVCGLRFKRKDRMSYHVRSHDGSVGKPYVCQSCGKGFSRPDHLNGHIKQVHTTERPHKCQICNASFATRDRLRSHLACHEDKIPCQVCGKFLRAAYMTDHLKKHSEGPHNFCGICNKDGQENAGKCPHQDSDGSDAVFGDLSNGTDLKAEHKVEGEEMEVTSFIFNGQPEDAVTSPGGSKDIQKTDHEKKFACGECGQTFRTKSYLNKHHHRVHKKRAAASSGLGDLGSPFSPQQNMSLLESFGFQIVQSAFASSLVDSEMGSSGMGLGEK
- the patz1 gene encoding POZ (BTB) and AT hook-containing zinc finger 1 isoform X1, with translation MERTEQPWNSSYTYQVSKHSAEMLHNLNSQRKDGGRFCDVILRVGEESFPAHKAVLAACSEYFESVFSCQTEDDGQGKELEMHTISPKVFRDILDFAYTSKIVVRLECFPELMTAAKFLLMRSVIEICQEVIKQSNVQILVPPSRGGEHSLFRAAEQLSYPLPVDMSNGSVSNGAVFTDNNDSDSADPTQPSNSSQPAAPGAQAAEHLAVSPLEFPSSHLNSDGSKRGRGRPKKEPTTVPISYNNSAAQNEVEGIFSCGVCGKIFPDDVQLRNHETQHGTFTGGVSSGAELVAVDGPTMITHSQARFQENGLPTDNRKRERTRRHVACDLCGKVFRDVYHLNRHKLSHSGEKPYACPVCGLRFKRKDRMSYHVRSHDGSVGKPYVCQSCGKGFSRPDHLNGHIKQVHTTERPHKCQICNASFATRDRLRSHLACHEDKIPCQVCGKFLRAAYMTDHLKKHSEGPHNFCGICNKGFSTASYLKVHVKTHHSSSMLPSSAAHQFPEPRTNRPQMHNGAPYHSGRQCAVEDLCTSRRLQVTFPETEGSFRGLTGPVLPQPVPPALGLQPELLLGKPGPTPYFWECRSSGAPGFPLHGPLTDGQENAGKCPHQDSDGSDAVFGDLSNGTDLKAEHKVEGEEMEVTSFIFNGQPEDAVTSPGGSKDIQKTDHEKKFACGECGQTFRTKSYLNKHHHRVHKKRAAASSGLGDLGSPFSPQQNMSLLESFGFQIVQSAFASSLVDSEMGSSGMGLGEK